The genomic region GACCAAAAGCGTCAGCAGGGCTCTTACCCTGCCCCTCTTGGTCGGTCGAGATGCTCGAGTTACTGGGGGACTGAGACGACACGGCGGCAACCGCCCTCTTCCGCTTCACAAGGTGATGGACAGCGGAAATAAAGGCTACGCCTCCCTGGCCTGGAGGTGCAGGCCGGGCGGGCCATCGTCGCGTAAGTCACACTCGAAAGCTGGTTTCGGGGAGGGAATTGGCGGGAAACATGCGTGGTTCCGCGCCATTCGGGTACGACGCTCCACGGCCACTGCCCCTTGGGCAGCAGTCCCTGACCTGCTCACGCGCGGCTTCTTCACAGAACGCGCGCTTCCGCTTCGAACCTTACGTCAAGCTGATGTCCGGGATACGCCCGGAAGAGTGACGCGAATCCGGCAACCACGGGATGATTCGGCCACCCCGATCCGCCCGCCGTGAAGATCCACCGCCCACCGCGCGATGGCCAGGCCCAGTCCGGTGCCGCCGTCGCTGCCGGGACCGTGCGGGGACGGCGCCCGACCCCGGTTGAAGCGCTCGAACACCCGGTGCCGCTCCTGCTCGGGGATGCCGGGACCCTCGTCCACGACCTCCAGGTCCAGCGACTCCGGCTGCCGGCCGCGCCGTGCGCGGACCGTGACCCGGCCGTGCGGCGGGGAGTGCTTCACCGCGTTGTCGATCAGGTTGGCGACCACCTGGTGCAGCCGCTCCGCGTCCGCGTGCGCGGTCAGCTCGGGCGGCGAGACGTCCAGGTGGAGATGGACGTCCGTACGGCTGTGCTGGCCCCCGGAGCCCGAGGTGCCCCTGCGGTGCGCGGAGGCGAGGTTCGCCTCCTTCAGTACGCCCGAGAGGTACGGCCACACCTCGAAGCGGCTCGCCTTCAGCGGTACGACACCGTTGTCCAGGCGGGACAGGTCGAGCAGCGTCTCCACGAG from Streptomyces sp. NBC_01267 harbors:
- a CDS encoding HAMP domain-containing sensor histidine kinase, whose translation is MSRTRFRWAWNRQRPLPVSIKAKLGTLVVVSVFITTGLLLVALRTKTELRFITVFSVIASMLITQFVAHSLTSPLDEMNTVARSISHGDYTRRVSGADRRDELGDLASTINRMAEDLEAVDRHRKELVANVSHELRTPIAALRAVLENVVDGVSAADPETMRTALKQTERLGRLVETLLDLSRLDNGVVPLKASRFEVWPYLSGVLKEANLASAHRRGTSGSGGQHSRTDVHLHLDVSPPELTAHADAERLHQVVANLIDNAVKHSPPHGRVTVRARRGRQPESLDLEVVDEGPGIPEQERHRVFERFNRGRAPSPHGPGSDGGTGLGLAIARWAVDLHGGRIGVAESSRGCRIRVTLPGVSRTSA